A region from the Silene latifolia isolate original U9 population chromosome 7, ASM4854445v1, whole genome shotgun sequence genome encodes:
- the LOC141592297 gene encoding zinc-finger homeodomain protein 6-like, with the protein MMVRYRECQRNHAAHLGSHVVDGCGEFMPAGEEGTPQSLRCAACDCHRNFHRRELTTTTATTIDTAPPPPPPPTAATPTGNCYISFNKAPPMPPQRAGLMMAFGSSGAAAESSSEDLNAYRAAAEMEQYGSAKKRFRTKFTEEQKDKMAEFAERIGWKMAKQNEEQVLDLCNELGIKRQVFKVWMHNNKQGVKRKLP; encoded by the coding sequence ATGATGGTGAGGTACAGGGAATGCCAAAGGAACCATGCGGCTCATTTAGGAAGCCACGTGGTAGACGGGTGTGGAGAGTTCATGCCAGCTGGTGAAGAAGGCACCCCACAGTCCCTACGGTGCGCTGCATGTGATTGCCATCGAAATTTCCACCGTAGAGAACTAACCACCACCACAGCAACAACAATCGATACCGCCCCACCGCCACCGCCACCTCCGACTGCAGCCACGCCAACCGGCAACTGCTACATATCCTTCAATAAGGCGCCACCTATGCCGCCGCAAAGGGCGGGGTTAATGATGGCCTTCGGCAGTAGCGGAGCAGCAGCGGAGTCCTCAAGCGAGGATTTGAACGCTTATAGGGCGGCAGCGGAGATGGAGCAATACGGGTCGGCGAAGAAGAGGTTTAGGACCAAGTTTACGGAGGAGCAGAAGGATAAGATGGCGGAGTTTGCGGAGAGGATTGGGTGGAAGATGGCTAAGCAAAATGAGGAACAAGTATTAGATTTGTGTAATGAGCTTGGTATTAAACGTCAGGTTTTTAAGGTTTGGATGCATAATAATAAGCAAGGTGTTAAAAGGAAACTTCCTTAA